A genomic stretch from Parcubacteria group bacterium CG10_big_fil_rev_8_21_14_0_10_36_14 includes:
- a CDS encoding HNH endonuclease, with protein sequence MLDQIYSYREMCDAENVQTLQRGMNFRMNPRYSVILMSRRPNAPYSDKILEDSITIEYEGHDEPKTSYEMNPKTLNQPNKTKNGTLTQNGKFIDAVEKYKKGITVTEPIKVYEKIMPGVWSLKGFFDLIDCQTRHDGKRNVFVFSLKLSDKQDVEMTTPIDLAHTRLISSEVKKEVWKRDGGKCVICESTKNLHFDHDLPFSKGGTSLTSKNIRLLCAKCNLAKSDKIE encoded by the coding sequence ATGTTAGATCAAATATATTCATACCGCGAAATGTGTGACGCAGAAAATGTGCAGACCTTGCAGAGAGGTATGAATTTTCGTATGAATCCACGATATTCAGTGATTCTTATGTCGCGACGCCCCAATGCTCCATATTCTGATAAAATTTTAGAGGATAGTATAACGATTGAATATGAAGGTCATGATGAACCAAAAACTTCATACGAGATGAATCCAAAGACACTTAATCAGCCAAATAAAACCAAGAATGGCACCTTGACACAAAATGGCAAATTTATTGATGCAGTAGAAAAATACAAAAAAGGAATTACAGTGACTGAGCCAATAAAAGTTTATGAAAAAATAATGCCAGGCGTTTGGTCATTAAAAGGTTTTTTTGATCTGATCGATTGTCAAACTAGGCATGATGGGAAAAGAAATGTGTTTGTTTTTTCTTTAAAACTTTCTGACAAACAAGACGTCGAAATGACAACACCAATTGATTTAGCGCATACGCGCTTAATATCAAGCGAGGTAAAAAAAGAAGTGTGGAAAAGAGATGGCGGAAAATGTGTTATCTGTGAGTCCACAAAAAATTTACATTTTGATCATGATCTACCATTTTCAAAAGGTGGTACCAGTTTAACGTCAAAAAATATCAGGCTATTATGTGCTAAATGCAATTTAGCTAAATCAGATAAAATAGAATAA